From a single Arthrobacter sp. SLBN-112 genomic region:
- a CDS encoding hydroxymethylpyrimidine/phosphomethylpyrimidine kinase, translating into MTSASPDATLSANGPAVVLTIAGSEATGGAGAQADLKTFQELGVFGIANLTCIVSFDPKDSWNHRFVPVDQQVIAHQLEATTAAYGPASGAPSALDTVKIGMLGSPATISTVAGALQENSFANVVLDPVLICKGQEPGHALDTDQALKAQILPLATFVTPNHFEAESLSGLEITDVESLKAAAVRIHELSGAAVLAKGGVRLEGPDAVDVFYDGETLEVLTAPKVGEVAVSGAGCSLAAAVTAELAKGATPLEAARTAKDFVTAGIRNRVASGAPFDALWQGGPR; encoded by the coding sequence ATGACTTCCGCTTCCCCTGACGCAACGCTGTCCGCCAACGGTCCCGCCGTCGTCCTCACCATCGCGGGCTCCGAGGCCACCGGCGGCGCCGGCGCCCAGGCCGACCTGAAGACCTTCCAGGAACTTGGCGTCTTCGGCATCGCCAACCTCACCTGCATCGTCTCCTTCGACCCGAAGGACAGCTGGAACCACCGCTTCGTGCCGGTGGACCAGCAGGTGATTGCCCACCAGCTGGAGGCGACGACGGCGGCATATGGCCCGGCGTCGGGCGCGCCTTCTGCGTTGGACACGGTAAAGATCGGCATGCTGGGCAGCCCGGCCACCATCAGTACGGTGGCCGGTGCGCTGCAGGAAAACAGCTTCGCGAACGTCGTCCTGGACCCGGTGCTGATCTGCAAGGGCCAGGAGCCCGGGCACGCTTTGGACACGGACCAGGCCCTGAAGGCGCAGATCCTGCCGCTGGCCACGTTCGTCACGCCCAACCACTTCGAGGCGGAATCGCTGTCCGGCCTGGAGATCACCGACGTCGAGTCCCTGAAGGCCGCTGCCGTCCGCATCCACGAGCTCAGCGGCGCAGCAGTCCTGGCCAAGGGCGGGGTGCGGCTGGAAGGCCCTGACGCCGTCGACGTCTTCTATGACGGCGAAACCCTGGAAGTCTTGACCGCTCCCAAGGTGGGCGAGGTAGCCGTTTCCGGCGCCGGCTGCTCCCTGGCCGCGGCCGTGACGGCGGAACTCGCCAAGGGCGCTACGCCGCTTGAGGCCGCCCGGACCGCCAAGGACTTCGTGACCGCGGGAATCCGCAACCGCGTGGCCTCCGGCGCCCCCTTCGACGCCCTGTGGCAGGGCGGCCCCCGCTAA